A genomic window from Carassius auratus strain Wakin chromosome 45, ASM336829v1, whole genome shotgun sequence includes:
- the LOC113063224 gene encoding L-threonine 3-dehydrogenase, mitochondrial-like: MPVFRALSNVAKQALLAPACGCQPLTVAIRNISFSPRQVTSGSDASFHSVSFSETDHPKVLITGGLGQLGVGLAKLLRKRFGKNNVILSDIRKPPSNVFHSGPFIYSDILDYKNLREIVVNNRITWLVHYSALLSAVGEANVALARAVNITGLHNILDIAAEHGLRLFVPSTIGAFGPTSPRNPTPDLCVQRPRTIYGVSKVHAELMGEYYHHRYGLDFRCLRYPGIISADSQPGGGTTDYAVQIFHDAVKTGKFECNLKPDTRLPMMYIDDCLRATLEVMEAPVESLSMRTYNINAMSFTPEELANEVQKQLPDLQVTYEIDSVRQAIADSWPMNFDDCNARKDWGWKHDYDLPELVQTMLDFIGSDSRISQAN; this comes from the exons ATGCCAGTCTTCAGAGCCCTTAGTAACGTAGCAAAGCAGGCCCTGCTGGCCCCTGCGTGTGGATGTCAGCCTCTGACTGTAGCGATCCGCAACATCAGCTTCTCCCCGCGTCAGGTCACCTCTGGATCTGACGCCAGCTTTCATTCTGTGTCCTTCTCTGAAACGGACCACCCTAAAGTTCTCATCACAG GTGGTCTTGGGCAACTAGGTGTTGGGCTTGCTAAACTGTTAAG GAAGCGATTTGGAAAAAACAATGTGATCCTCTCGGATATCAGGAAACCACCCAGCAACGTCTTTCACAGTG GCCCCTTTATCTACTCTGATATTTTGGACTACAAGAACTTGCGGGAGATTGTAGTAAACAATAGAATCACCTGGTTAGTGCATTACAGTGCTCTTCTAAGTGCTGTTGGGGAAGCTAACGTGGCACTGGCACGAGCAGTCAATATCACTG gaCTACACAACATCCTAGACATTGCAGCAGAACATGGGCTTCGGCTCTTTGTGCCCAGTACAATTGGTGCCTTCGGACCAACTTCACCTCGAAACCCCACTCCTGACCTCTGTGTGCAGAGACCACGCACTATATATGGCGTCTCTAAAGTCCATGCAGAGCTCATGGGGGAG TACTACCACCATCGATATGGCCTTGACTTCCGCTGTCTGCGGTACCCTGGCATCATCTCTGCAGATTCACAGCCCGGCGGTGGCACGACAG actaCGCTGTGCAGATTTTCCACGACGCCGTCAAGACCGGAAAGTTTGAGTGCAACTTGAAGCCAGACACACGGCTGCCCATGATGTACATTGATGACTGTTTGCGGGCCACGCTGGAGGTGATGGAGGCACCGGTGGAATCGCTCAGTATGCGAACCTACAACATCAACGCCATGAGCTTCACACCGGAGGAACTTGCAAATGAGGTCCAGAAACAGCTGCCTGATCTTCAGGTCACATATGAGATCGACTCCGTACGACAGGCTATAG CTGACAGTTGGCCCATGAACTTTGATGACTGCAACGCCCGGAAAGACTGGGGCTGGAAGCACGACTATGATCTGCCAGAGTTGGTCCAGACAATGCTTGACTTCATCGGCTCAGACTCCCGCATCTCCCAGGCCAACTGA
- the LOC113063225 gene encoding myotubularin-related protein 9-like, whose amino-acid sequence MEFAELIKTPRVDGVVLHRPFMPTVEGTLCLTGHHLILSSRQDNTEELWLLHANIDSIEKRFIGSLGTIIVKCKDLRVIQLDIPGMEECLNIASSIEALSTLDSVSLMYPFFYRPLFEVIEDGWQLFVPEEAFKDLESMTDEWRLSEVNKDFSVCPSYPSLLTVPKDIDDESLCKAASFRHGGRFPVLSYYHKKNGMVMMRAAQPLTGTNGRRCKEDEKLINATLCAGKRGYIIDTRTVAVAQQAKARGGGFEQEANYPQWRRIHKAVERSNVLQESLIKLVEACNDQSHSMDRWLSKLEASNWQSNVKEILTTACLAAQCIDREGASVLVHGTEGTDSTLQVTSLAQIILDPACRTIRGFEVLIEREWLQAGHPFQQRCAQSAYSNGKPRSEAPVFLLFLDCVWQILRQFPCSFQFNENFLIMLFEHAYASQFGTFLGNSVAERLKLLLSQKTVSLWSWVNRPQELERFLNPLYEPNNLVIWPSVAPQSLLLWEGVFLRWNRSSKCLDEANQEMVHIIEYNKELQNKVNSLRRQLAQLETEDGPLQTP is encoded by the exons ATGGAGTTTGCCGAGCTGATCAAAACCCCTCGTGTGGATGGAGTGGTCCTCCACCGACCCTTCATGCCCACTGTGGAGGGAACTCTGTGTCTGACAGGACATCACCTCATCTTGTCTTCTCGCCAGGACAACACTGAGGAGCTCTGGCTGCTTCATGCTAACATTGACTCTATTGAGAAAAG GTTTATCGGATCCCTGGGAactattattgtaaagtgtaaagaCCTGCGGGTGATTCAGCTGGACATACCTGGCATGGAGGAGTGTCTTAATATTGCCAGCTCTATTGAG GCTCTCTCCACGCTGGACTCTGTGTCCCTGATGTATCCGTTCTTCTACCGTCCTCTGTTTGAGGTCATTGAGGATGGATGGCAGTTGTTTGTACCAGAGGAGGCTTTCAAAGATCTGGAGTCTATG ACAGATGAATGGAGACTGAGTGAAGTAAATAAAGACTTCAGCGTGTGCCCCTCGTACCCGTCCCTACTGACCGTGCCCAAAGACATCGATGATGAAAGCCTCTGCAAAGCTGCTTCCTTTCGCCACGGTGGTCGTTTCCCTGTGCTCAGTTACTACCACAAGAAAAACGGCATG GTGATGATGCGAGCAGCACAGCCACTAACAGGAACCAATGGACGCCGCTGCAAAGAGGACGAGAAACTGATCAATGCCACGCTTTGTGCAGGGAAGCGAGGTTACATCATCGACACACGGACTGTAGCTGTAGCACAGCAGGCTAAAGCTCGCGGAGGAGGATTTGAACAGGAAGCCAACTACCCTCAGTGGAGGAGGATACATAAAGCAGTAGAGAG GTCTAATGTTCTGCAGGAGAGTCTGATAAAGCTGGTTGAGGCATGCAACGATCAGTCGCACAGCATGGACCGCTGGCTCAGTAAACTTGAAGCGTCCAACTGGCAGAGTAATGTTAAGGAAATCCTCACAACGGCCTGCCTGGCTGCACAGTGCATCGACAG GGAAGGGGCGTCAGTTCTGGTTCATGGCACAGAGGGCACTGATTCGACATTGCAGGTGACGTCTCTTGCCCAGATCATCCTCGATCCGGCATGCAGGACCATCCGTGGCTTTGAGGTGCTGATTGAGCGAGAGTGGTTACAG GCCGGTCACCCGTTCCAGCAGCGCTGTGCACAGTCCGCATACTCAAACGGGAAGCCCCGAAGTGAAGCGCCCGTGTTCCTGCTCTTCCTGGACTGTGTGTGGCAGATCCTACGGCAGTTCCCCTGCTCCTTCCAGTTCAACGAGAACTTCCTGATCATGCTCTTCGAGCACGCCTATGCCTCACAGTTTGGCACTTTCCTCGGAAACAGCGTGGCCGAGAG GTTGAAGCTTCTGCTGTCTCAGAAAACTGTTTCTCTGTGGTCGTGGGTGAACAGACCTCAGGAGCTGGAGCGGTTTCTCAACCCACTATATGAGCCCAATAACCTGGTCATCTGGCCGTCTGTGGCTCCTCAGAGCCTGCTGCTGTGGGAGG GGGTATTCCTTCGCTGGAATCGCTCCTCAAAGTGTTTGGATGAGGCTAATCAGGAGATGGTCCATATTATAGAGTACAACAAGGAGCTGCAGAACAAAGTGAACAGCCTGCGCAGGCAGCTGGCCCAGCTCGAGACGGAGGACGGCCCACTGCAAACACCGTAG